The Chlorocebus sabaeus isolate Y175 chromosome 9, mChlSab1.0.hap1, whole genome shotgun sequence genome includes a window with the following:
- the FRAT2 gene encoding GSK-3-binding protein FRAT2, whose translation MPCRREEEEEAGEEAEGEEEEEDSFLLLQQSVTLGSSGEVDRLVAQIGETLQLDAAQDSPASPCAPPGAPLRAPGSLAAAVPAEKARPPAVQLLLPPASAETVGPAPPGALRCALGDRGRVRGRAAPYCVAELAAGPSALPGPCRRGWLRDAVTSRRLQQRRWTQAGARAGDDDPHRLLQQLVLSGNLIKEAVRRLQRAVAAVAATGPASAPGPGGGCSGPDPIALQPSGSLL comes from the coding sequence ATGCCGTGccggagggaggaggaagaggaagccgGCGAGGAGgcggagggggaggaagaggaggaggacagcTTCCTCCTGCTGCAGCAGTCGGTGACGCTGGGCAGCTCGGGCGAGGTGGACCGGCTGGTGGCCCAGATCGGCGAGACGCTGCAGCTGGACGCGGCGCAGGACAGCCCGGCCTCGCCGTGCGCGCCCCCGGGGGCGCCGCTGCGGGCCCCGGGGTCCCTGGCTGCGGCGGTGCCGGCGGAAAAGGCCCGGCCCCCGGCGGTACAGCTGCTGCTGCCGCCTGCCTCGGCTGAAACGGTGGGCCCGGCGCCCCCTGGGGCCCTGCGCTGCGCCCTGGGGGACCGCGGCCGCGTGCGGGGACGCGCCGCTCCCTACTGCGTGGCCGAGCTCGCCGCAGGCCCCAGCGCGCTGCCGGGGCCGTGCAGGCGAGGATGGCTCAGGGACGCGGTCACCTCCCGCCGCCTGCAGCAGCGACGATGGACCCAAGCCGGGGCACGCGCCGGCGACGACGACCCGCATCGGCTCCTGCAGCAGCTGGTGCTCTCGGGAAACCTCATCAAGGAAGCCGTGCGGAGGCTCCAACGAGCCGTCGCCGCGGTTGCAGCCACGGGCCCCGCAAGCGCCCCTGGGCCCGGGGGAGGCTGCAGCGGACCGGACCCCATTGCCCTGCAGCCCTCAGGCTCCTTGCTCTGA